From a region of the Alosa sapidissima isolate fAloSap1 chromosome 9, fAloSap1.pri, whole genome shotgun sequence genome:
- the LOC121718016 gene encoding uncharacterized protein LOC121718016, with product MDSQGELDKIRAQNQEIITKMRQHLKKQMPSNCTSLCSQHQLFHPHHHPHFVPVAPPEHNPTMLCGSLQPLRACVAPGQRKLLPPISPAPPQQQRSSASFPSLPTIAKVQDPVLMQLLVGDRFPSAAPKRGALRSLGRKKLTGLDRAHPLKPLHHDRAPSGVATGSMAPAPPEETGESQNKPNKIRTRRCARAVQHDRNHDSDGQAEAQDVGCMQEPLRVTEEVRLTDLRCNSVLKHVSDGRGSSTPPIASAVPAPPETAKPQATCQRQFISRLPRFKKTTSLSVATAVTEQKPMESLAGKEEVREQVKKKRVIVEKQTSSTQQTRELPELAKLPPVSCPEQAILQAFRLLRDDDWEQKIEALTSIRSLSQHHAEVLLPRLHDVCLAVYREVKNLRSMVSRVAMVTLAHLHAHLGRAMDTEAEGTAQTLLPKAGEASGFIREDMELALGYMVLNVTPSRSMNALINTGLRHRNAAVRKTTAQFLEKLAEVMGASRVLSGKKDLTDRFIHSISCLALDSAQEVRTHARNTLAFLASHPNLIKMVDRFAPQRDQVTVKDVINKCQKRNLH from the exons ATGGATTCCCAAGGAGAGCTGGATAAAATCCGCGCTCAAAATCAGGAGATAATTACCAAAATGCGGCAGCACCTGAAGAAACAGATGCCGAGCAACTGCacctctttgtgt TCTCAGCATCAGCTgtttcatcctcatcatcatcctcattttGTGCCTGTGGCACCGCCAGAACACAATCCCACAATGCTCTGCGGTTCACTGCAGCCGCTCAGAGCCTGTGTAGCGCCTGGCCAGCGCAAGCTGTTGCCCCCTATCAGCCCTGCACCCCCCCAGCAGCAGCGGTCCAGTGCATCATTCCCCTCCTTGCCCACGATCGCCAAGGTCCAAGACCCGGTCCTGATGCAGCTGTTGGTAGGTGACAGATTCCCCTCTGCAGCTCCCAAACGAGGTGCCCTGCGATCCCTAGGCAGGAAGAAGTTGACAGGCCTTGATCGCGCTCACCCACTGAAGCCACTCCATCACGACAGAGCCCCGAGTGGCGTTGCTACTGGCAGCATGGCACCTGCTCCACCTGAGGAAACAGGAGAAAGTCAGAACAAGCCAAACAAGATCAGGACCAGGCGCTGTGCCAGAGCTGTCCAGCATGACCGAAACCATGACAGCGATGGTCAAGCTGAAGCCCAGGACGTGGGGTGCATGCAGGAGCCCCTTAGAGTCACTGAGGAGGTCAGACTCACTGATCTCCGTTGCAACAGTGTCCTCAAACACGTCTCAGATGGCAGAGGCAGCTCCACTCCACCTATTGCCTCTGCTGTCCCTGCCCCCCCAGAGACAGCTAAACCCCAGGCAACCTGTCAGAGACAGTTCATCAGCAGACTGCCCCGCTTCAAGAAAACAACATCACTCAGTGTGGCCACTGCTGTGACAG AGCAAAAGCCCATGGAGTCTCTGGCAGGGAAGGAGGAAGTGAGGGAGCAGGtgaagaagaagagagtgatAGTGGAGAAGCAGACAAGCAGCACCCAGCAGACCAGGGAGCTCCCAGAGCTGGCCAAACTGCCCCCTGTGTCCTGCCCTGAGCAGGCCATCCTGCAGGCCTTCAGGCTGCTCAGAGATGATGACTG GGAGCAGAAGATCGAGGCCCTGACCTCTATCAGGTCTCTGTCCCAGCACCACGCTGAGGTGCTGCTGCCCAGGCTGCATGATGTGTGTCTGGCCGTCTACCGCGAG GTGAAGAACCTGCGCTCAATGGTGTCCCGAGTTGCCATGGTGACGTTGGCCCACCTGCACGCTCACCTGGGGCGAGCTATGGACACAGAGGCCGAGGGCACAGCCCAGACGCTGCTGCCTAAAGCTGGAGAGGCCAGCGGCTTCATCAGGGAGGACATGGAGCTGGCACTGGGGTACATGGTGCTCAACGTCACCCCCTCTCGCAGCATGAATGCCCTCATTAACACAGGACTCAG GCACCGTAATGCGGCCGTGAGGAAGACCACAGCACAGTTCCTGGAGAAACTGGCAGAGGTCATGGGGGCATCCCGCGTCCTGTCTGGCAAAAAGGACCTGACCGACCGCTTTATCCACTCCATCAGCTGCCTGGCCCTCGACAGTGCACAGGAAGTCAG GACCCATGCCCGTAACACCCTGGCATTCCTGGCTTCACATCCTAACCTTATCAAGATGGTGGACAGGTTCGCCCCTCAGAGAGACCAAGTTACTGTCAAGGACGTTATCAACAAATGCCAGAAAAG AAATTTGCATTAA